From Drosophila nasuta strain 15112-1781.00 chromosome X, ASM2355853v1, whole genome shotgun sequence, one genomic window encodes:
- the LOC132795867 gene encoding RNA-binding protein 7-like: MDNFLLYSAEQQQMCNAFRNASATFSNPHAVDLMNGVNFGYGPQAGPQFQAFNEEYDDDEDEEQMRTLFCHNLDERVTEEILYEVFLQAGPIESARIPLDNTGRQRNFGFVTYQHRSAVPYAVKLYQGLELFHKKVSIRSQSVRPRHGSSGSATK; encoded by the coding sequence ATGGATAACTTTTTGCTATATTCTGCtgaacagcagcaaatgtGCAACGCTTTTAGAAATGCCTCTGCAACATTTTCGAATCCGCATGCCGTGGATCTTATGAATGGTGTAAACTTTGGCTACGGGCCGCAAGCTGGGCCACAATTCCAAGCATTCAATGAGGAAtatgacgatgatgaggatgaagaGCAGATGCGCACCTTGTTCTGCCATAATTTGGACGAGCGCGTTACAGAAGAGATTCTGTATGAAGTATTTCTACAAGCTGGCCCCATTGAAAGCGCACGTATTCCTTTGGATAATACCGGACGACAACGgaattttggttttgttacaTATCAACACAGAAGTGCAGTGCCGTATGCAGTAAAGCTGTACCAAGGATTGGAGCTGTTCCACAAGAAGGTCTCAATTAGGTCGCAATCGGTTCGCCCACGACATGGGTCCTCCGGCAGTGCCACTAAATGA